One stretch of Nitratiruptor tergarcus DSM 16512 DNA includes these proteins:
- a CDS encoding Nif3-like dinuclear metal center hexameric protein, producing MKLKDILKILDEISPFELQEKWDNSGLQVGNLEKKIKDIYLCIDVDEGLVESLPEGSLIITHHPLIFGKLTSLEYSSYPAKLLVKMIKKDIAHIAMHTNFDKTHLNSYVAQKVLGVEPECEDFICYFDKECTFDDALKWVSKKFHLTCPRYVQASERVSRIALTTGSGGSLIDFVKADLFLTGDLKYHDAMKAQEIGLSVIDIGHFESECYFGEALQEQLKKRAIKAIIASIKKPLKVWNETIY from the coding sequence TAATTCCGGATTGCAGGTGGGAAATTTAGAAAAAAAGATTAAAGATATATATCTTTGTATTGATGTTGATGAAGGGCTTGTAGAGAGTCTCCCTGAAGGCTCACTCATTATTACACACCATCCACTCATTTTTGGAAAACTTACTTCACTCGAGTATTCAAGCTATCCAGCAAAGCTTCTTGTAAAGATGATAAAAAAGGATATCGCCCATATTGCAATGCATACAAACTTTGACAAAACCCATCTCAATAGCTATGTAGCACAAAAAGTCTTAGGAGTAGAGCCAGAGTGTGAAGATTTTATCTGCTATTTTGACAAAGAATGCACATTTGATGATGCTCTTAAGTGGGTGAGCAAGAAGTTTCATCTCACATGTCCACGATATGTACAAGCAAGTGAACGCGTTTCGCGCATAGCTCTGACAACTGGAAGTGGAGGATCTCTTATCGATTTTGTCAAAGCAGATCTCTTTTTAACTGGAGATCTTAAATACCATGATGCAATGAAAGCGCAGGAAATTGGATTGAGTGTCATTGATATAGGTCACTTTGAGAGTGAGTGCTATTTTGGGGAAGCTTTGCAAGAGCAATTGAAAAAGAGAGCAATTAAAGCTATAATTGCGTCAATAAAAAAACCCTTAAAGGTCTGGAATGAAACAATATATTAG